In the Paramormyrops kingsleyae isolate MSU_618 chromosome 6, PKINGS_0.4, whole genome shotgun sequence genome, one interval contains:
- the LOC140591703 gene encoding sodium- and chloride-dependent creatine transporter 1 isoform X3 yields MSPEVENHVTEDKNSTQVESGVLLEEEGAVIRPLVPMPGVEDAGGGGGSVVERETWTRQMDFIMSCVGFAVGLGNVWRFPYLCYKNGGGVFLIPYLLIVFIGGIPVFFLEIALGQFMKQGGVSAWNIAPLFKGLGLASMVIVFFCNTYYIMVLVWGLYFLLNSFSSPLPWATCGHPWNSPNCTQDFSRPCPSHSSLLGPAVEPSSSRNQSSPQPLQNLSSLPLLNVSCAEVDGMRSPVIEFWERKVLRLSGGLDEAGDVSGHMVLCLVATWIFVYFCIWKGVKSTGKVVYFTALFPYLVLVVLLAHGVTLPGALDGIVYYLKPDWSKLAEAQVWIDAGTQIFFSYAIGLGALTALGSYNRFHNNCYQDAFILALINSGTSFFSGFVVFSVLGFMAAEQGVDISRVAESGPGLAFIAYPKAVTLMPLAPFWAALFFFMLLILGLDSQFVGVEGFITGIMDMLPPNSLAGSLRREVVVAICCITCFFIDLSMVTEGGMYVFQLFDYYSASGMTLLWQAFWECMVVAWVYGADRFMDDVARMIGYHPLPYMKWCWSFVTPCVCVGIFLFHVVNYKPLTYNSSYVYPWWGEALGWGLALSSMLCIPVTVLYKLLRCKGSLRERWQHLTAPVWGRHHLEYLSPEAEAKLLPVQGPSKTTLLFESVI; encoded by the exons ATGTCGCCAGAAGTGGAAAACCACGTTACAG AAGATAAAAATTCCACCCAGGTTGAGTCTGGAGTACTGCTGGAAGAGGAAGGGGCTGTCATACGCCCCCTGGTGCCCATGCCCGGTGTTGAGGATGCTGGTGGGGGAGGTGGTTCGGTGGTCGAGAGAGAAACATGGACCAGACAAATGGATTTCATCATGTCGTGTGTTGGCTTCGCCGTGGGACTGGGCAACGTGTGGAGGTTCCCCTATTTATGCTACAAGAACGGCGGAG GCGTCTTTCTGATCCCTTATCTGCTGATTGTCTTTATCGGGGGGATTCCTGTGTTCTTCCTGGAGATAGCACTTGGACAGTTCATGAAACAAGGTGGGGTCTCGGCGTGGAACATCGCCCCACTTTTCAAAG GATTAGGCCTGGCCTCCATGGTGATAGTGTTCTTCTGCAACACGTACTACATCATGGTTCTCGTGTGGGGCCTCTACTTCCTGCTCAACTCTTTCTCGTCTCCCCTGCCCTGGGCCACGTGTGGGCACCCATGGAACTCACCCAACTGCACTCAGGACTTCAGCAGGCCCTGCCCCAGTCACAGCTCCCTGCTCGGTCCCGCTGTAGAACCCTCCTCCTCTCGTAACCAGTCCTCTCCCCAGCCCCTACAGAACCTTTCTTCTCTCCCCCTACTCAACGTCAGCTGTGCAGAGGTGGATGGCATGCGCTCTCCGGTCATCGAGTTCTGGGA ACGAAAGGTGCTGCGTCTGTCAGGGGGTTTGGACGAGGCTGGGGATGTCAGCGGTCATATGGTCTTATGCCTGGTGGCCACCTGGATCTTCGTATACTTCTGCATCTGGAAAGGAGTTAAATCCACCGGCAAG GTGGTGTATTTCACAGCTCTGTTCCCCTACCTCGTGCTGGTGGTGCTGCTGGCCCATGGTGTCACTCTGCCTGGTGCTCTGGATGGCATCGTGTACTACCTGAAACCTGACTGGTCCAAGCTGGCGGAGGCACAG GTGTGGATCGACGCCGGAACCCAGATCTTCTTCTCCTACGCCATCGGCCTTGGTGCGCTAACCGCTCTGGGCAGCTACAACCGTTTCCACAACAACTGCTACCa GGATGCTTTCATCCTGGCTCTGATCAACAGCGGCACCAGTTTCTTCTCTGGATTTGTGGTCTTCTCCGTACTGGGCTTCATGGCAGCGGAGCAGGGAGTGGACATCAGCAGAGTAGCGGAAAGCG GTCCTGGCTTGGCGTTCATTGCTTACCCGAAGGCCGTCACCCTGATGCCCCTGGCGCCTTTCTGGGCAGCCCTGTTCTTCTTCATGCTGCTGATCCTTGGTCTGGACAGTCAG TTCGTAGGGGTAGAGGGCTTTATTACTGGCATCATGGACATGCTCCCTCCTAATTCGCTGGCAGGGTCCCTACGTCGTGAAGTTGTCGTGGCGATCTGTTGCATCACTTGCTTCTTTATTGACCTCTCCATGGTAACAGAG GGGGGCATGTATGTATTCCAGCTCTTTGACTACTACTCAGCTAGTGGGATGACGCTGCTGTGGCAGGCCTTCTGGGAGTGCATGGTGGTGGCCTGGGTCTATG GGGCAGACCGCTTTATGGATGATGTGGCCCGGATGATTGGTTACCATCCCCTGCCCTACATGAAATGGTGCTGGTCCTTTGTCacgccctgtgtgtgtgtg GGTATCTTCTTGTTCCATGTGGTGAATTACAAGCCCCTGACCTATAACTCCAGCTACGTATATCCCTGGTGGGGCGAGGCCCTGGGCTGGGGCCTGGCCCTTTCCTCCATGCTCTGCATCCCCGTCACCGTGCTCTACAAGCTTCTGCGCTGCAAGGGCTCCCTCAGGGAG CGCTGGCAGCACCTCACTGCCCCGGTGTGGGGCAGACACCACCTGGAGTACCTGTCACCTGAGGCTGAGGCCAAACTGCTGCCCGTTCAGGGGCCAAGCAAGACCACGCTGCTCTTTGAGAGCGTCATCTGA
- the LOC140591703 gene encoding sodium- and chloride-dependent creatine transporter 1 isoform X2 encodes MSPEVENHVTDKNSTQVESGVLLEEEGAVIRPLVPMPGVEDAGGGGGSVVERETWTRQMDFIMSCVGFAVGLGNVWRFPYLCYKNGGGVFLIPYLLIVFIGGIPVFFLEIALGQFMKQGGVSAWNIAPLFKGLGLASMVIVFFCNTYYIMVLVWGLYFLLNSFSSPLPWATCGHPWNSPNCTQDFSRPCPSHSSLLGPAVEPSSSRNQSSPQPLQNLSSLPLLNVSCAEVDGMRSPVIEFWERKVLRLSGGLDEAGDVSGHMVLCLVATWIFVYFCIWKGVKSTGKVVYFTALFPYLVLVVLLAHGVTLPGALDGIVYYLKPDWSKLAEAQVWIDAGTQIFFSYAIGLGALTALGSYNRFHNNCYQDAFILALINSGTSFFSGFVVFSVLGFMAAEQGVDISRVAESGPGLAFIAYPKAVTLMPLAPFWAALFFFMLLILGLDSQFVGVEGFITGIMDMLPPNSLAGSLRREVVVAICCITCFFIDLSMVTEGGMYVFQLFDYYSASGMTLLWQAFWECMVVAWVYGADRFMDDVARMIGYHPLPYMKWCWSFVTPCVCVGIFLFHVVNYKPLTYNSSYVYPWWGEALGWGLALSSMLCIPVTVLYKLLRCKGSLREVGCLPMAKRMLVLLCVSVTNGNPAPPAALAAPHCPGVGQTPPGVPVT; translated from the exons ATGTCGCCAGAAGTGGAAAACCACGTTACAG ATAAAAATTCCACCCAGGTTGAGTCTGGAGTACTGCTGGAAGAGGAAGGGGCTGTCATACGCCCCCTGGTGCCCATGCCCGGTGTTGAGGATGCTGGTGGGGGAGGTGGTTCGGTGGTCGAGAGAGAAACATGGACCAGACAAATGGATTTCATCATGTCGTGTGTTGGCTTCGCCGTGGGACTGGGCAACGTGTGGAGGTTCCCCTATTTATGCTACAAGAACGGCGGAG GCGTCTTTCTGATCCCTTATCTGCTGATTGTCTTTATCGGGGGGATTCCTGTGTTCTTCCTGGAGATAGCACTTGGACAGTTCATGAAACAAGGTGGGGTCTCGGCGTGGAACATCGCCCCACTTTTCAAAG GATTAGGCCTGGCCTCCATGGTGATAGTGTTCTTCTGCAACACGTACTACATCATGGTTCTCGTGTGGGGCCTCTACTTCCTGCTCAACTCTTTCTCGTCTCCCCTGCCCTGGGCCACGTGTGGGCACCCATGGAACTCACCCAACTGCACTCAGGACTTCAGCAGGCCCTGCCCCAGTCACAGCTCCCTGCTCGGTCCCGCTGTAGAACCCTCCTCCTCTCGTAACCAGTCCTCTCCCCAGCCCCTACAGAACCTTTCTTCTCTCCCCCTACTCAACGTCAGCTGTGCAGAGGTGGATGGCATGCGCTCTCCGGTCATCGAGTTCTGGGA ACGAAAGGTGCTGCGTCTGTCAGGGGGTTTGGACGAGGCTGGGGATGTCAGCGGTCATATGGTCTTATGCCTGGTGGCCACCTGGATCTTCGTATACTTCTGCATCTGGAAAGGAGTTAAATCCACCGGCAAG GTGGTGTATTTCACAGCTCTGTTCCCCTACCTCGTGCTGGTGGTGCTGCTGGCCCATGGTGTCACTCTGCCTGGTGCTCTGGATGGCATCGTGTACTACCTGAAACCTGACTGGTCCAAGCTGGCGGAGGCACAG GTGTGGATCGACGCCGGAACCCAGATCTTCTTCTCCTACGCCATCGGCCTTGGTGCGCTAACCGCTCTGGGCAGCTACAACCGTTTCCACAACAACTGCTACCa GGATGCTTTCATCCTGGCTCTGATCAACAGCGGCACCAGTTTCTTCTCTGGATTTGTGGTCTTCTCCGTACTGGGCTTCATGGCAGCGGAGCAGGGAGTGGACATCAGCAGAGTAGCGGAAAGCG GTCCTGGCTTGGCGTTCATTGCTTACCCGAAGGCCGTCACCCTGATGCCCCTGGCGCCTTTCTGGGCAGCCCTGTTCTTCTTCATGCTGCTGATCCTTGGTCTGGACAGTCAG TTCGTAGGGGTAGAGGGCTTTATTACTGGCATCATGGACATGCTCCCTCCTAATTCGCTGGCAGGGTCCCTACGTCGTGAAGTTGTCGTGGCGATCTGTTGCATCACTTGCTTCTTTATTGACCTCTCCATGGTAACAGAG GGGGGCATGTATGTATTCCAGCTCTTTGACTACTACTCAGCTAGTGGGATGACGCTGCTGTGGCAGGCCTTCTGGGAGTGCATGGTGGTGGCCTGGGTCTATG GGGCAGACCGCTTTATGGATGATGTGGCCCGGATGATTGGTTACCATCCCCTGCCCTACATGAAATGGTGCTGGTCCTTTGTCacgccctgtgtgtgtgtg GGTATCTTCTTGTTCCATGTGGTGAATTACAAGCCCCTGACCTATAACTCCAGCTACGTATATCCCTGGTGGGGCGAGGCCCTGGGCTGGGGCCTGGCCCTTTCCTCCATGCTCTGCATCCCCGTCACCGTGCTCTACAAGCTTCTGCGCTGCAAGGGCTCCCTCAGGGAGGTGGGCTGCCTGCCAATGGCCAAGCGGATGCTGgtgcttttgtgtgtgtctgtcactaATGGCAATCCTGCTCCCCCCGCAGCGCTGGCAGCACCTCACTGCCCCGGTGTGGGGCAGACACCACCTGGAGTACCTGTCACCTGA
- the LOC140591703 gene encoding sodium- and chloride-dependent creatine transporter 1 isoform X1, with protein sequence MSPEVENHVTEDKNSTQVESGVLLEEEGAVIRPLVPMPGVEDAGGGGGSVVERETWTRQMDFIMSCVGFAVGLGNVWRFPYLCYKNGGGVFLIPYLLIVFIGGIPVFFLEIALGQFMKQGGVSAWNIAPLFKGLGLASMVIVFFCNTYYIMVLVWGLYFLLNSFSSPLPWATCGHPWNSPNCTQDFSRPCPSHSSLLGPAVEPSSSRNQSSPQPLQNLSSLPLLNVSCAEVDGMRSPVIEFWERKVLRLSGGLDEAGDVSGHMVLCLVATWIFVYFCIWKGVKSTGKVVYFTALFPYLVLVVLLAHGVTLPGALDGIVYYLKPDWSKLAEAQVWIDAGTQIFFSYAIGLGALTALGSYNRFHNNCYQDAFILALINSGTSFFSGFVVFSVLGFMAAEQGVDISRVAESGPGLAFIAYPKAVTLMPLAPFWAALFFFMLLILGLDSQFVGVEGFITGIMDMLPPNSLAGSLRREVVVAICCITCFFIDLSMVTEGGMYVFQLFDYYSASGMTLLWQAFWECMVVAWVYGADRFMDDVARMIGYHPLPYMKWCWSFVTPCVCVGIFLFHVVNYKPLTYNSSYVYPWWGEALGWGLALSSMLCIPVTVLYKLLRCKGSLREVGCLPMAKRMLVLLCVSVTNGNPAPPAALAAPHCPGVGQTPPGVPVT encoded by the exons ATGTCGCCAGAAGTGGAAAACCACGTTACAG AAGATAAAAATTCCACCCAGGTTGAGTCTGGAGTACTGCTGGAAGAGGAAGGGGCTGTCATACGCCCCCTGGTGCCCATGCCCGGTGTTGAGGATGCTGGTGGGGGAGGTGGTTCGGTGGTCGAGAGAGAAACATGGACCAGACAAATGGATTTCATCATGTCGTGTGTTGGCTTCGCCGTGGGACTGGGCAACGTGTGGAGGTTCCCCTATTTATGCTACAAGAACGGCGGAG GCGTCTTTCTGATCCCTTATCTGCTGATTGTCTTTATCGGGGGGATTCCTGTGTTCTTCCTGGAGATAGCACTTGGACAGTTCATGAAACAAGGTGGGGTCTCGGCGTGGAACATCGCCCCACTTTTCAAAG GATTAGGCCTGGCCTCCATGGTGATAGTGTTCTTCTGCAACACGTACTACATCATGGTTCTCGTGTGGGGCCTCTACTTCCTGCTCAACTCTTTCTCGTCTCCCCTGCCCTGGGCCACGTGTGGGCACCCATGGAACTCACCCAACTGCACTCAGGACTTCAGCAGGCCCTGCCCCAGTCACAGCTCCCTGCTCGGTCCCGCTGTAGAACCCTCCTCCTCTCGTAACCAGTCCTCTCCCCAGCCCCTACAGAACCTTTCTTCTCTCCCCCTACTCAACGTCAGCTGTGCAGAGGTGGATGGCATGCGCTCTCCGGTCATCGAGTTCTGGGA ACGAAAGGTGCTGCGTCTGTCAGGGGGTTTGGACGAGGCTGGGGATGTCAGCGGTCATATGGTCTTATGCCTGGTGGCCACCTGGATCTTCGTATACTTCTGCATCTGGAAAGGAGTTAAATCCACCGGCAAG GTGGTGTATTTCACAGCTCTGTTCCCCTACCTCGTGCTGGTGGTGCTGCTGGCCCATGGTGTCACTCTGCCTGGTGCTCTGGATGGCATCGTGTACTACCTGAAACCTGACTGGTCCAAGCTGGCGGAGGCACAG GTGTGGATCGACGCCGGAACCCAGATCTTCTTCTCCTACGCCATCGGCCTTGGTGCGCTAACCGCTCTGGGCAGCTACAACCGTTTCCACAACAACTGCTACCa GGATGCTTTCATCCTGGCTCTGATCAACAGCGGCACCAGTTTCTTCTCTGGATTTGTGGTCTTCTCCGTACTGGGCTTCATGGCAGCGGAGCAGGGAGTGGACATCAGCAGAGTAGCGGAAAGCG GTCCTGGCTTGGCGTTCATTGCTTACCCGAAGGCCGTCACCCTGATGCCCCTGGCGCCTTTCTGGGCAGCCCTGTTCTTCTTCATGCTGCTGATCCTTGGTCTGGACAGTCAG TTCGTAGGGGTAGAGGGCTTTATTACTGGCATCATGGACATGCTCCCTCCTAATTCGCTGGCAGGGTCCCTACGTCGTGAAGTTGTCGTGGCGATCTGTTGCATCACTTGCTTCTTTATTGACCTCTCCATGGTAACAGAG GGGGGCATGTATGTATTCCAGCTCTTTGACTACTACTCAGCTAGTGGGATGACGCTGCTGTGGCAGGCCTTCTGGGAGTGCATGGTGGTGGCCTGGGTCTATG GGGCAGACCGCTTTATGGATGATGTGGCCCGGATGATTGGTTACCATCCCCTGCCCTACATGAAATGGTGCTGGTCCTTTGTCacgccctgtgtgtgtgtg GGTATCTTCTTGTTCCATGTGGTGAATTACAAGCCCCTGACCTATAACTCCAGCTACGTATATCCCTGGTGGGGCGAGGCCCTGGGCTGGGGCCTGGCCCTTTCCTCCATGCTCTGCATCCCCGTCACCGTGCTCTACAAGCTTCTGCGCTGCAAGGGCTCCCTCAGGGAGGTGGGCTGCCTGCCAATGGCCAAGCGGATGCTGgtgcttttgtgtgtgtctgtcactaATGGCAATCCTGCTCCCCCCGCAGCGCTGGCAGCACCTCACTGCCCCGGTGTGGGGCAGACACCACCTGGAGTACCTGTCACCTGA
- the LOC140591703 gene encoding sodium- and chloride-dependent creatine transporter 1 isoform X4 translates to MKQGGVSAWNIAPLFKGLGLASMVIVFFCNTYYIMVLVWGLYFLLNSFSSPLPWATCGHPWNSPNCTQDFSRPCPSHSSLLGPAVEPSSSRNQSSPQPLQNLSSLPLLNVSCAEVDGMRSPVIEFWERKVLRLSGGLDEAGDVSGHMVLCLVATWIFVYFCIWKGVKSTGKVVYFTALFPYLVLVVLLAHGVTLPGALDGIVYYLKPDWSKLAEAQVWIDAGTQIFFSYAIGLGALTALGSYNRFHNNCYQDAFILALINSGTSFFSGFVVFSVLGFMAAEQGVDISRVAESGPGLAFIAYPKAVTLMPLAPFWAALFFFMLLILGLDSQFVGVEGFITGIMDMLPPNSLAGSLRREVVVAICCITCFFIDLSMVTEGGMYVFQLFDYYSASGMTLLWQAFWECMVVAWVYGADRFMDDVARMIGYHPLPYMKWCWSFVTPCVCVGIFLFHVVNYKPLTYNSSYVYPWWGEALGWGLALSSMLCIPVTVLYKLLRCKGSLREVGCLPMAKRMLVLLCVSVTNGNPAPPAALAAPHCPGVGQTPPGVPVT, encoded by the exons ATGAAACAAGGTGGGGTCTCGGCGTGGAACATCGCCCCACTTTTCAAAG GATTAGGCCTGGCCTCCATGGTGATAGTGTTCTTCTGCAACACGTACTACATCATGGTTCTCGTGTGGGGCCTCTACTTCCTGCTCAACTCTTTCTCGTCTCCCCTGCCCTGGGCCACGTGTGGGCACCCATGGAACTCACCCAACTGCACTCAGGACTTCAGCAGGCCCTGCCCCAGTCACAGCTCCCTGCTCGGTCCCGCTGTAGAACCCTCCTCCTCTCGTAACCAGTCCTCTCCCCAGCCCCTACAGAACCTTTCTTCTCTCCCCCTACTCAACGTCAGCTGTGCAGAGGTGGATGGCATGCGCTCTCCGGTCATCGAGTTCTGGGA ACGAAAGGTGCTGCGTCTGTCAGGGGGTTTGGACGAGGCTGGGGATGTCAGCGGTCATATGGTCTTATGCCTGGTGGCCACCTGGATCTTCGTATACTTCTGCATCTGGAAAGGAGTTAAATCCACCGGCAAG GTGGTGTATTTCACAGCTCTGTTCCCCTACCTCGTGCTGGTGGTGCTGCTGGCCCATGGTGTCACTCTGCCTGGTGCTCTGGATGGCATCGTGTACTACCTGAAACCTGACTGGTCCAAGCTGGCGGAGGCACAG GTGTGGATCGACGCCGGAACCCAGATCTTCTTCTCCTACGCCATCGGCCTTGGTGCGCTAACCGCTCTGGGCAGCTACAACCGTTTCCACAACAACTGCTACCa GGATGCTTTCATCCTGGCTCTGATCAACAGCGGCACCAGTTTCTTCTCTGGATTTGTGGTCTTCTCCGTACTGGGCTTCATGGCAGCGGAGCAGGGAGTGGACATCAGCAGAGTAGCGGAAAGCG GTCCTGGCTTGGCGTTCATTGCTTACCCGAAGGCCGTCACCCTGATGCCCCTGGCGCCTTTCTGGGCAGCCCTGTTCTTCTTCATGCTGCTGATCCTTGGTCTGGACAGTCAG TTCGTAGGGGTAGAGGGCTTTATTACTGGCATCATGGACATGCTCCCTCCTAATTCGCTGGCAGGGTCCCTACGTCGTGAAGTTGTCGTGGCGATCTGTTGCATCACTTGCTTCTTTATTGACCTCTCCATGGTAACAGAG GGGGGCATGTATGTATTCCAGCTCTTTGACTACTACTCAGCTAGTGGGATGACGCTGCTGTGGCAGGCCTTCTGGGAGTGCATGGTGGTGGCCTGGGTCTATG GGGCAGACCGCTTTATGGATGATGTGGCCCGGATGATTGGTTACCATCCCCTGCCCTACATGAAATGGTGCTGGTCCTTTGTCacgccctgtgtgtgtgtg GGTATCTTCTTGTTCCATGTGGTGAATTACAAGCCCCTGACCTATAACTCCAGCTACGTATATCCCTGGTGGGGCGAGGCCCTGGGCTGGGGCCTGGCCCTTTCCTCCATGCTCTGCATCCCCGTCACCGTGCTCTACAAGCTTCTGCGCTGCAAGGGCTCCCTCAGGGAGGTGGGCTGCCTGCCAATGGCCAAGCGGATGCTGgtgcttttgtgtgtgtctgtcactaATGGCAATCCTGCTCCCCCCGCAGCGCTGGCAGCACCTCACTGCCCCGGTGTGGGGCAGACACCACCTGGAGTACCTGTCACCTGA